A part of Arachis hypogaea cultivar Tifrunner chromosome 12, arahy.Tifrunner.gnm2.J5K5, whole genome shotgun sequence genomic DNA contains:
- the LOC112727486 gene encoding uncharacterized protein isoform X5 has translation MQFGSFYLHQSWMEKHFCIHLYPEWPGVSSWLGKLFVRAIQELWQWWSRLLHVVVDTEEEEAVVEAVTTVGILGFCKELPNKLSLKNIEKVTRRAQEQFQMVLEEKSRFAFDVDLDAPKVRIPLRSRGSARCDSYFLLDFGHFTLHTAESQSDEQRHNLYSRFYISGRDFAAFFTDYGSDFGSCSLVKPTHDSQIISSPWAKEADNVYSVIDRCGMAVLVNQFSED, from the exons ATGCAATTCGGCAG CTTCTATTTACACCAATCCTGGATGGAAAAGCACTTTTGTATTCATTTGTATCCTGAATGGCCTGGTGTTTCTTCTTGGCTG ggAAAGCTTTTTGTGAGAGCCATTCAAGAGCTATGGCAGTGGTGGTCGCGGTTATTGCACGTGGTGGTGGATACAGAGGAGGAGGAGGCGGTGGTGGAAGCTGTAACAACTGTGGGTATTCTGGGCTTTTGCAAGGAACTGCCCAACAAGCTTTCGCTGAAAAAT ATTGAGAAAGTGACTCGTAGAGCACAGGAGCAATTTCAGATGGTTTTAGAGGAGAAAAGCAG ATTTGCATTCGATGTTGATCTTGATGCTCCAAAAGTTAGAATTCCTCTCAGATCTCGTGGTTCAGCCAGATGTGATAGTTATTTTCTTTTGGACTTTGGTCATTTTACACTACACACTGCG GAAAGCCAGTCTGATGAGCAGAGGCATAATCTTTATTCTCGATTTTACATATCAGGACGTGATTTTGCTGCCTTTTTTACGGACTATGGCTCTGATTTTGGGAGTTGCAGTTTGGTTAAACCAACTCATGATAGTCAAATAATAAGCTCACCATGGGCCAAAGAAGCTGATAATGTGTATTCTGTCATTGATAGGTGTGGAATGGCAGTACTTGTTAATCAG TTTTCTGAAGATTAA
- the LOC112727486 gene encoding uncharacterized protein isoform X3 — protein sequence MEKHFCIHLYPEWPGVSSWLGKLFVRAIQELWQWWSRLLHVVVDTEEEEAVVEAVTTVGILGFCKELPNKLSLKNIEKVTRRAQEQFQMVLEEKSRFAFDVDLDAPKVRIPLRSRGSARCDSYFLLDFGHFTLHTAESQSDEQRHNLYSRFYISGRDFAAFFTDYGSDFGSCSLVKPTHDSQIISSPWAKEADNVYSVIDRCGMAVLVNQIKVPHPSYPSTCISIQVPNLCIHFSPERFCRIMEMLSILPRLWKHVISLHLIVYTPNLLLGVVI from the exons ATGGAAAAGCACTTTTGTATTCATTTGTATCCTGAATGGCCTGGTGTTTCTTCTTGGCTG ggAAAGCTTTTTGTGAGAGCCATTCAAGAGCTATGGCAGTGGTGGTCGCGGTTATTGCACGTGGTGGTGGATACAGAGGAGGAGGAGGCGGTGGTGGAAGCTGTAACAACTGTGGGTATTCTGGGCTTTTGCAAGGAACTGCCCAACAAGCTTTCGCTGAAAAAT ATTGAGAAAGTGACTCGTAGAGCACAGGAGCAATTTCAGATGGTTTTAGAGGAGAAAAGCAG ATTTGCATTCGATGTTGATCTTGATGCTCCAAAAGTTAGAATTCCTCTCAGATCTCGTGGTTCAGCCAGATGTGATAGTTATTTTCTTTTGGACTTTGGTCATTTTACACTACACACTGCG GAAAGCCAGTCTGATGAGCAGAGGCATAATCTTTATTCTCGATTTTACATATCAGGACGTGATTTTGCTGCCTTTTTTACGGACTATGGCTCTGATTTTGGGAGTTGCAGTTTGGTTAAACCAACTCATGATAGTCAAATAATAAGCTCACCATGGGCCAAAGAAGCTGATAATGTGTATTCTGTCATTGATAGGTGTGGAATGGCAGTACTTGTTAATCAG ATTAAAGTGCCTCATCCAAGTTACCCATCGACATGTATATCCATTCAAGTGCCAAATCTTTGCATTCACTTTTCACCAGAGAGATTTTGTAGAATCATGGAAATGCTGAGCATATTGCCAAGACTATGGAAACATGTAATCAGCCTACACCTGATAGTTTACACTCCAAACTTGCTCCTTGGAGTCGTGATCTAG
- the LOC112727486 gene encoding uncharacterized protein isoform X7, which translates to MVLEEKSRFAFDVDLDAPKVRIPLRSRGSARCDSYFLLDFGHFTLHTAESQSDEQRHNLYSRFYISGRDFAAFFTDYGSDFGSCSLVKPTHDSQIISSPWAKEADNVYSVIDRCGMAVLVNQIKVPHPSYPSTCISIQVPNLCIHFSPERFCRIMEMLSILPRLWKHVISLHLIVYTPNLLLGVVI; encoded by the exons ATGGTTTTAGAGGAGAAAAGCAG ATTTGCATTCGATGTTGATCTTGATGCTCCAAAAGTTAGAATTCCTCTCAGATCTCGTGGTTCAGCCAGATGTGATAGTTATTTTCTTTTGGACTTTGGTCATTTTACACTACACACTGCG GAAAGCCAGTCTGATGAGCAGAGGCATAATCTTTATTCTCGATTTTACATATCAGGACGTGATTTTGCTGCCTTTTTTACGGACTATGGCTCTGATTTTGGGAGTTGCAGTTTGGTTAAACCAACTCATGATAGTCAAATAATAAGCTCACCATGGGCCAAAGAAGCTGATAATGTGTATTCTGTCATTGATAGGTGTGGAATGGCAGTACTTGTTAATCAG ATTAAAGTGCCTCATCCAAGTTACCCATCGACATGTATATCCATTCAAGTGCCAAATCTTTGCATTCACTTTTCACCAGAGAGATTTTGTAGAATCATGGAAATGCTGAGCATATTGCCAAGACTATGGAAACATGTAATCAGCCTACACCTGATAGTTTACACTCCAAACTTGCTCCTTGGAGTCGTGATCTAG
- the LOC112727486 gene encoding uncharacterized protein isoform X6 has translation MEKHFCIHLYPEWPGVSSWLGKLFVRAIQELWQWWSRLLHVVVDTEEEEAVVEAVTTVGILGFCKELPNKLSLKNIEKVTRRAQEQFQMVLEEKSRFAFDVDLDAPKVRIPLRSRGSARCDSYFLLDFGHFTLHTAESQSDEQRHNLYSRFYISGRDFAAFFTDYGSDFGSCSLVKPTHDSQIISSPWAKEADNVYSVIDRCGMAVLVNQFSED, from the exons ATGGAAAAGCACTTTTGTATTCATTTGTATCCTGAATGGCCTGGTGTTTCTTCTTGGCTG ggAAAGCTTTTTGTGAGAGCCATTCAAGAGCTATGGCAGTGGTGGTCGCGGTTATTGCACGTGGTGGTGGATACAGAGGAGGAGGAGGCGGTGGTGGAAGCTGTAACAACTGTGGGTATTCTGGGCTTTTGCAAGGAACTGCCCAACAAGCTTTCGCTGAAAAAT ATTGAGAAAGTGACTCGTAGAGCACAGGAGCAATTTCAGATGGTTTTAGAGGAGAAAAGCAG ATTTGCATTCGATGTTGATCTTGATGCTCCAAAAGTTAGAATTCCTCTCAGATCTCGTGGTTCAGCCAGATGTGATAGTTATTTTCTTTTGGACTTTGGTCATTTTACACTACACACTGCG GAAAGCCAGTCTGATGAGCAGAGGCATAATCTTTATTCTCGATTTTACATATCAGGACGTGATTTTGCTGCCTTTTTTACGGACTATGGCTCTGATTTTGGGAGTTGCAGTTTGGTTAAACCAACTCATGATAGTCAAATAATAAGCTCACCATGGGCCAAAGAAGCTGATAATGTGTATTCTGTCATTGATAGGTGTGGAATGGCAGTACTTGTTAATCAG TTTTCTGAAGATTAA
- the LOC112727486 gene encoding uncharacterized protein isoform X2, translated as MQFGSFYLHQSWMEKHFCIHLYPEWPGVSSWLGKLFVRAIQELWQWWSRLLHVVVDTEEEEAVVEAVTTVGILGFCKELPNKLSLKNIEKVTRRAQEQFQMVLEEKSRFAFDVDLDAPKVRIPLRSRGSARCDSYFLLDFGHFTLHTAESQSDEQRHNLYSRFYISGRDFAAFFTDYGSDFGSCSLVKPTHDSQIISSPWAKEADNVYSVIDRCGMAVLVNQIKVPHPSYPSTCISIQVPNLCIHFSPERFCRIMEMLSILPRLWKHVISLHLIVYTPNLLLGVVI; from the exons ATGCAATTCGGCAG CTTCTATTTACACCAATCCTGGATGGAAAAGCACTTTTGTATTCATTTGTATCCTGAATGGCCTGGTGTTTCTTCTTGGCTG ggAAAGCTTTTTGTGAGAGCCATTCAAGAGCTATGGCAGTGGTGGTCGCGGTTATTGCACGTGGTGGTGGATACAGAGGAGGAGGAGGCGGTGGTGGAAGCTGTAACAACTGTGGGTATTCTGGGCTTTTGCAAGGAACTGCCCAACAAGCTTTCGCTGAAAAAT ATTGAGAAAGTGACTCGTAGAGCACAGGAGCAATTTCAGATGGTTTTAGAGGAGAAAAGCAG ATTTGCATTCGATGTTGATCTTGATGCTCCAAAAGTTAGAATTCCTCTCAGATCTCGTGGTTCAGCCAGATGTGATAGTTATTTTCTTTTGGACTTTGGTCATTTTACACTACACACTGCG GAAAGCCAGTCTGATGAGCAGAGGCATAATCTTTATTCTCGATTTTACATATCAGGACGTGATTTTGCTGCCTTTTTTACGGACTATGGCTCTGATTTTGGGAGTTGCAGTTTGGTTAAACCAACTCATGATAGTCAAATAATAAGCTCACCATGGGCCAAAGAAGCTGATAATGTGTATTCTGTCATTGATAGGTGTGGAATGGCAGTACTTGTTAATCAG ATTAAAGTGCCTCATCCAAGTTACCCATCGACATGTATATCCATTCAAGTGCCAAATCTTTGCATTCACTTTTCACCAGAGAGATTTTGTAGAATCATGGAAATGCTGAGCATATTGCCAAGACTATGGAAACATGTAATCAGCCTACACCTGATAGTTTACACTCCAAACTTGCTCCTTGGAGTCGTGATCTAG
- the LOC112727486 gene encoding uncharacterized protein isoform X4: MVKIHIAIILLGLCLVCNSAGFDSDTNEMSIFLGKLFVRAIQELWQWWSRLLHVVVDTEEEEAVVEAVTTVGILGFCKELPNKLSLKNIEKVTRRAQEQFQMVLEEKSRFAFDVDLDAPKVRIPLRSRGSARCDSYFLLDFGHFTLHTAESQSDEQRHNLYSRFYISGRDFAAFFTDYGSDFGSCSLVKPTHDSQIISSPWAKEADNVYSVIDRCGMAVLVNQFSED, encoded by the exons ATGGTTAAAATCCACATCGCCATCATCTTATTAGGGCTCTGCCTAGTATGCAATTCGGCAGGTTTTGATTCAGACACAAATGAAATGAGCATTTTCTTG ggAAAGCTTTTTGTGAGAGCCATTCAAGAGCTATGGCAGTGGTGGTCGCGGTTATTGCACGTGGTGGTGGATACAGAGGAGGAGGAGGCGGTGGTGGAAGCTGTAACAACTGTGGGTATTCTGGGCTTTTGCAAGGAACTGCCCAACAAGCTTTCGCTGAAAAAT ATTGAGAAAGTGACTCGTAGAGCACAGGAGCAATTTCAGATGGTTTTAGAGGAGAAAAGCAG ATTTGCATTCGATGTTGATCTTGATGCTCCAAAAGTTAGAATTCCTCTCAGATCTCGTGGTTCAGCCAGATGTGATAGTTATTTTCTTTTGGACTTTGGTCATTTTACACTACACACTGCG GAAAGCCAGTCTGATGAGCAGAGGCATAATCTTTATTCTCGATTTTACATATCAGGACGTGATTTTGCTGCCTTTTTTACGGACTATGGCTCTGATTTTGGGAGTTGCAGTTTGGTTAAACCAACTCATGATAGTCAAATAATAAGCTCACCATGGGCCAAAGAAGCTGATAATGTGTATTCTGTCATTGATAGGTGTGGAATGGCAGTACTTGTTAATCAG TTTTCTGAAGATTAA
- the LOC112727486 gene encoding uncharacterized protein isoform X1 — translation MVKIHIAIILLGLCLVCNSAGFDSDTNEMSIFLGKLFVRAIQELWQWWSRLLHVVVDTEEEEAVVEAVTTVGILGFCKELPNKLSLKNIEKVTRRAQEQFQMVLEEKSRFAFDVDLDAPKVRIPLRSRGSARCDSYFLLDFGHFTLHTAESQSDEQRHNLYSRFYISGRDFAAFFTDYGSDFGSCSLVKPTHDSQIISSPWAKEADNVYSVIDRCGMAVLVNQIKVPHPSYPSTCISIQVPNLCIHFSPERFCRIMEMLSILPRLWKHVISLHLIVYTPNLLLGVVI, via the exons ATGGTTAAAATCCACATCGCCATCATCTTATTAGGGCTCTGCCTAGTATGCAATTCGGCAGGTTTTGATTCAGACACAAATGAAATGAGCATTTTCTTG ggAAAGCTTTTTGTGAGAGCCATTCAAGAGCTATGGCAGTGGTGGTCGCGGTTATTGCACGTGGTGGTGGATACAGAGGAGGAGGAGGCGGTGGTGGAAGCTGTAACAACTGTGGGTATTCTGGGCTTTTGCAAGGAACTGCCCAACAAGCTTTCGCTGAAAAAT ATTGAGAAAGTGACTCGTAGAGCACAGGAGCAATTTCAGATGGTTTTAGAGGAGAAAAGCAG ATTTGCATTCGATGTTGATCTTGATGCTCCAAAAGTTAGAATTCCTCTCAGATCTCGTGGTTCAGCCAGATGTGATAGTTATTTTCTTTTGGACTTTGGTCATTTTACACTACACACTGCG GAAAGCCAGTCTGATGAGCAGAGGCATAATCTTTATTCTCGATTTTACATATCAGGACGTGATTTTGCTGCCTTTTTTACGGACTATGGCTCTGATTTTGGGAGTTGCAGTTTGGTTAAACCAACTCATGATAGTCAAATAATAAGCTCACCATGGGCCAAAGAAGCTGATAATGTGTATTCTGTCATTGATAGGTGTGGAATGGCAGTACTTGTTAATCAG ATTAAAGTGCCTCATCCAAGTTACCCATCGACATGTATATCCATTCAAGTGCCAAATCTTTGCATTCACTTTTCACCAGAGAGATTTTGTAGAATCATGGAAATGCTGAGCATATTGCCAAGACTATGGAAACATGTAATCAGCCTACACCTGATAGTTTACACTCCAAACTTGCTCCTTGGAGTCGTGATCTAG